Proteins from a genomic interval of Bifidobacterium longum subsp. infantis ATCC 15697 = JCM 1222 = DSM 20088:
- the leuS gene encoding leucine--tRNA ligase, producing the protein MSDNEKSTQTEEPNFRYNAALAQDIENKWQKIWDEQGTFWAANVNGDLKDGKGRNAEGRTAYFAMDMFPYPSGKGLHVGHPLGYLASDVTSRYHRMKGENVLHAMGYDAFGLPAEQYAVQTGQHPRVTTEANIANMSRQLHRMGLGFDNRRTFATIDPGYMRWTQWIFSRIYDSWYDEEATNPSGSKGSARPIAELVAKFESGEKAIPGHESDGVAWTDLTNAQQQDILNDFRLAYISKSPVNWCPGLGTVLANEEVTAEGKSERGNFPVFQRELRQWSMRITKYGHRLIADLDGIDWPEKVKLMQRNWIGESHGASVHFTVATADGDKDMEIYTTRPDTLFGTTFAVVSPEHHLLENVPAEWPADVPEDWKGGYVNPVEAVKAYRLAAEAKTAKDRVDEGGEKTGLFTGLYATNPITGAKLPLFTADYVLMDYGTGAIMAVPGGDQRDYDFAVKFGLPVIYTVKPLPDSGDDLANYEGKAPFVSHDGIVINSHVESTYAKGDALSLDGLRVDDAIAKVNAWLEDAGVGKGTVSYRLRDWLFSRQRYWGEPFPIVYGEDGTPHLLPDSALPISLPDVPDYEPRTFDPMDAESNPEAPLSRNEDWVKVELDLGDGKKTYYRDTNTMPNWAGSCWYYMRYIDPTDTKHMVEKDEFDYWMGPNHNKYSGDEGGVDLYIGGVEHAVLHLLYSRFWHKVLFDLGYVDSAEPFHKLFNQGMIQAYAYTDDRGQYVPADEVVEGPADASGEPTFTWNGEHANREFGKMGKSLKNIVTPDYMYENYGADTFRLYEMSMGPLDESRPWNTRNVVGGMRFLQRLWRNVVDETTGQAHVTEDAPDEKTLKLLNNTIAEVTAEMEGMRPNTAIAKLIVLNNHLTGLKAVPRAAVEPLVLMLAPIAPHICEEMWSKLGHPESLSAEPWPVADERYVGHDTVTAVVQIKGKVRAKLEVPVDIDPADLKKQALAAVADRLGGKEPRKVIVKAPKIVSIVPTE; encoded by the coding sequence ATGAGTGACAACGAGAAGAGCACGCAAACCGAAGAGCCCAACTTCCGCTACAACGCCGCACTGGCGCAGGACATCGAAAACAAGTGGCAGAAGATCTGGGATGAGCAAGGCACCTTCTGGGCGGCCAACGTCAACGGCGATTTGAAGGACGGCAAGGGCCGCAACGCCGAGGGGCGCACCGCCTACTTCGCCATGGACATGTTCCCGTACCCCTCCGGCAAGGGTCTGCATGTGGGCCACCCGCTGGGTTATCTGGCCTCCGATGTGACGAGCCGCTACCACCGCATGAAGGGCGAGAACGTCCTGCACGCCATGGGCTATGACGCCTTCGGCCTGCCCGCGGAACAGTACGCGGTCCAGACCGGTCAGCATCCTCGCGTGACCACCGAGGCGAACATCGCCAACATGAGCCGCCAGCTGCACCGCATGGGCCTTGGCTTCGACAACCGCCGCACGTTCGCCACCATCGACCCCGGCTACATGCGTTGGACCCAGTGGATCTTCTCGCGCATCTACGATTCCTGGTACGACGAGGAGGCCACCAACCCGTCCGGCTCCAAGGGATCCGCGCGCCCCATCGCCGAGCTCGTCGCCAAATTCGAGTCCGGCGAGAAGGCCATTCCCGGGCATGAGTCCGACGGCGTGGCGTGGACCGATCTGACGAACGCCCAACAGCAGGATATCTTGAACGACTTCCGCCTGGCGTACATCTCCAAGTCCCCGGTCAATTGGTGCCCGGGCCTGGGCACCGTGCTGGCCAACGAAGAGGTCACCGCCGAAGGCAAGTCCGAACGCGGCAACTTCCCGGTCTTCCAGCGCGAGCTCCGTCAGTGGTCCATGCGCATCACCAAGTACGGCCACCGTCTGATCGCCGACCTCGACGGCATCGATTGGCCTGAGAAGGTCAAGCTCATGCAGCGCAACTGGATCGGTGAATCCCATGGTGCCTCCGTGCACTTCACCGTGGCCACTGCCGACGGTGACAAGGACATGGAAATCTACACCACCCGTCCCGACACGCTGTTCGGCACCACGTTCGCCGTTGTTTCCCCGGAACATCACCTGCTGGAGAACGTGCCCGCCGAATGGCCGGCCGATGTACCCGAAGACTGGAAGGGCGGCTATGTCAACCCGGTCGAGGCGGTGAAGGCCTACAGGCTCGCCGCCGAAGCCAAGACCGCCAAGGACCGCGTGGACGAGGGCGGTGAGAAGACAGGTCTGTTCACCGGCCTGTACGCCACCAACCCGATCACCGGCGCGAAGCTCCCGCTGTTCACCGCCGACTACGTGCTGATGGACTACGGCACCGGTGCCATTATGGCCGTGCCTGGTGGCGACCAGCGCGATTACGACTTTGCCGTGAAGTTCGGTCTGCCGGTCATCTACACCGTCAAGCCTCTGCCGGATTCCGGCGACGACTTGGCCAACTACGAGGGCAAGGCGCCGTTCGTTTCCCATGACGGCATCGTGATCAACTCCCACGTCGAATCCACGTACGCCAAGGGCGATGCGCTGTCGCTCGACGGCCTGCGCGTAGATGATGCCATCGCCAAGGTCAACGCCTGGCTGGAGGACGCCGGCGTCGGCAAGGGCACCGTGAGCTACCGTCTGCGCGACTGGCTGTTCTCCCGCCAGCGCTACTGGGGCGAACCCTTCCCGATCGTGTACGGCGAAGACGGCACCCCGCACCTGCTGCCGGATTCCGCCCTGCCGATCAGCCTGCCCGACGTGCCCGACTACGAGCCGCGCACCTTCGACCCGATGGACGCCGAATCCAATCCCGAGGCGCCGCTGAGCCGCAACGAGGACTGGGTCAAGGTCGAGCTCGACTTGGGCGACGGCAAGAAGACCTACTACCGCGACACCAACACCATGCCGAACTGGGCCGGATCCTGCTGGTACTACATGCGGTACATCGACCCGACCGACACCAAGCACATGGTGGAGAAGGACGAGTTCGACTACTGGATGGGCCCGAACCACAACAAGTACTCGGGTGATGAAGGCGGTGTGGACCTGTACATCGGCGGCGTCGAACACGCTGTGCTCCACCTGCTCTACTCCCGTTTCTGGCACAAGGTGCTCTTCGACCTCGGCTACGTGGATTCGGCCGAACCGTTCCACAAGCTGTTCAACCAGGGCATGATTCAGGCCTACGCCTACACCGACGACCGCGGCCAGTACGTGCCGGCGGACGAGGTCGTGGAAGGGCCGGCCGACGCCTCCGGCGAGCCGACGTTCACCTGGAACGGCGAACACGCCAACCGTGAGTTCGGCAAGATGGGCAAGTCCCTCAAGAACATCGTGACCCCGGACTACATGTACGAGAACTACGGTGCCGACACCTTCCGCCTGTACGAAATGAGCATGGGCCCGCTGGACGAGTCTCGCCCGTGGAACACCCGCAACGTGGTCGGTGGCATGCGCTTCCTGCAGCGTCTGTGGCGCAACGTGGTGGACGAGACCACCGGCCAGGCCCATGTGACCGAGGACGCGCCCGATGAGAAGACCCTGAAACTGCTCAACAACACGATTGCCGAAGTGACCGCGGAGATGGAGGGCATGCGTCCGAACACCGCCATCGCCAAGCTCATCGTGCTCAACAACCACCTGACCGGTCTGAAGGCCGTGCCGCGTGCCGCAGTGGAGCCGTTGGTCCTGATGCTCGCCCCGATCGCCCCGCACATCTGCGAGGAGATGTGGAGCAAGCTGGGCCACCCCGAGTCCCTGTCCGCCGAGCCGTGGCCGGTGGCCGACGAGCGTTACGTGGGCCACGATACCGTGACCGCCGTGGTGCAGATCAAGGGCAAGGTGCGTGCCAAGCTCGAAGTGCCGGTCGACATCGATCCGGCCGATCTCAAGAAGCAGGCGCTGGCCGCCGTCGCCGACCGTCTCGGCGGCAAAGAGCCGCGCAAGGTGATCGTCAAGGCCCCGAAGATCGTCTCCATCGTTCCCACGGAGTGA
- a CDS encoding ComEA family DNA-binding protein: MGVSHNHRADHAANRLRAFSRQSEAMPQPRVERPTTPPPPPGHARIRPAGHPPQRAQSGLRQATRDKRALSDLIGVRSADAVGESARLTRDQPRLSFTIGHALAVILLLIVALGISLALLVQQSMNMAMLSQPTAMQTTGGSAGDQTMPSQNTTDEKRTDPQQSEHSDATANPESDTTQSPHMQTDGSDAGASTHGLINLNTATAEELQSIKGIGPVTAQRIIDHRTAIGGYASVDQLLDVKGIGSKTLETMRGQVTVG; this comes from the coding sequence ATGGGCGTTTCTCATAACCATCGCGCAGACCATGCCGCCAACCGTTTGCGCGCATTCAGCAGGCAGAGCGAAGCCATGCCCCAACCGCGAGTGGAACGGCCCACGACGCCTCCGCCGCCTCCCGGCCATGCACGGATTCGTCCGGCCGGCCACCCACCCCAAAGGGCGCAGAGCGGCCTGCGGCAGGCGACCCGTGACAAACGTGCGTTATCGGATCTGATTGGCGTACGTTCCGCCGATGCCGTCGGAGAATCAGCCAGACTCACCCGGGATCAGCCGCGATTGTCGTTCACCATTGGGCATGCCTTGGCCGTGATATTGCTGCTGATCGTCGCCCTTGGCATCAGCTTGGCATTGCTGGTCCAGCAGTCGATGAATATGGCCATGCTGTCTCAACCGACCGCCATGCAGACCACGGGCGGCTCCGCTGGAGATCAGACGATGCCATCGCAGAACACCACGGACGAGAAACGCACGGATCCGCAGCAGTCGGAGCATTCCGATGCCACAGCGAACCCCGAATCGGATACCACGCAATCTCCGCACATGCAGACGGACGGCAGCGATGCCGGCGCTTCCACGCATGGTCTCATCAACCTCAACACGGCCACCGCTGAGGAATTGCAATCCATCAAAGGTATTGGGCCGGTTACCGCTCAACGGATCATTGATCATCGCACGGCGATTGGCGGGTATGCATCAGTCGATCAGCTGCTGGATGTCAAAGGCATCGGCTCCAAGACGTTGGAGACCATGCGAGGGCAGGTGACGGTCGGATGA
- a CDS encoding ComEC/Rec2 family competence protein gives MSRDRILREQGSRDWRMLPIAIVMWAASLGAHALFAWRMSDGLGTGQAKADAGAGIDATIIGMEWPVTRILPITVASCAAVAATIVVSFRLRIRWTGTLTVCVAVACIGSMTAIASDTIAWHDPASAQARQSSSYHEVMATVTTPVIASDQRTYDCQTDIRLSGITVDGADVRSTVAVRVYADESYCGQLRRGAVYLLTGVLQQARYGRIPLWLLLEGKQPVAQVRAPPWHLAAIAQVQEAFFTVTGQLSDQGRVLVPGLTMGVLGQDYIGGDAGPMPVNSTYAQTLENQFRRSGIMHLMAVSGGHFVLVAGLVRRLCMWMLLDRRLTALLVSGVYALLALAMFPSDSVTRAFIMGLIGALAYAMGRRTQALSALCWTIIGVLAVNPDMSASYGFALSSAAVLGIVLFAGRLAGVFERAMPHSIAEMMAMTVAAQLFTLPIQVLMEPELPLLSVPANLLVSPFVGLATMVGLMALACAWCTPWLAGVFAWISSWGTLVMERVALWLGGSTMAVIPWKDGVTGAVLIVTAEIGIGMLLVFVSRCLQHVRRYEAGMSGVRFGSAWRVRLSLWCEETRRLFTWRQAE, from the coding sequence ATGAGCAGGGATCGGATACTGCGCGAGCAGGGGAGCCGCGATTGGAGGATGCTGCCGATCGCCATAGTGATGTGGGCGGCGAGTCTGGGAGCGCACGCATTATTCGCATGGAGGATGTCTGATGGACTCGGCACCGGTCAGGCAAAGGCCGATGCCGGAGCTGGCATTGACGCCACCATAATCGGCATGGAATGGCCTGTCACACGAATATTACCTATAACAGTGGCGTCATGTGCTGCCGTGGCGGCGACGATCGTGGTGTCTTTCCGCCTGCGGATCAGGTGGACGGGAACATTGACCGTATGCGTCGCGGTGGCGTGCATCGGCAGTATGACGGCAATCGCGTCGGACACCATTGCCTGGCATGATCCTGCCTCCGCACAAGCTCGCCAATCCAGTTCATACCACGAAGTCATGGCCACGGTGACGACGCCCGTGATCGCTTCGGACCAACGCACATACGATTGTCAGACGGACATACGGCTGAGCGGCATCACTGTGGATGGCGCGGACGTACGTTCCACGGTCGCCGTGCGCGTATACGCCGATGAATCGTATTGTGGGCAGTTGCGTCGAGGCGCGGTCTATCTGTTGACGGGCGTATTGCAGCAAGCGCGATATGGACGCATACCGCTATGGCTGCTCTTGGAAGGAAAACAGCCGGTAGCGCAGGTGCGGGCTCCGCCGTGGCATCTCGCCGCGATTGCGCAGGTGCAGGAGGCGTTTTTCACCGTGACCGGACAATTGTCCGATCAGGGGCGTGTGTTGGTGCCGGGACTGACGATGGGTGTGCTTGGCCAGGATTATATCGGCGGCGATGCCGGTCCGATGCCGGTCAACAGCACGTATGCGCAAACGTTGGAAAATCAGTTCCGCCGGTCCGGCATCATGCACCTCATGGCCGTATCCGGCGGCCACTTCGTACTGGTGGCAGGACTGGTGCGTCGGTTATGCATGTGGATGCTGCTTGATCGGCGGCTGACGGCGTTGCTGGTCTCTGGAGTATATGCGCTGCTGGCATTGGCGATGTTCCCCAGTGATTCGGTCACCCGCGCGTTCATCATGGGATTGATAGGTGCGTTGGCGTATGCGATGGGACGGCGTACGCAAGCGTTGAGCGCCCTGTGCTGGACGATAATCGGTGTATTGGCGGTGAACCCGGATATGTCGGCCAGCTACGGATTCGCCTTGTCTTCGGCCGCCGTACTGGGTATCGTGCTGTTTGCGGGGCGGCTGGCCGGTGTCTTTGAGCGAGCGATGCCGCACAGCATCGCCGAAATGATGGCGATGACCGTGGCCGCGCAATTGTTCACCCTGCCGATTCAGGTGTTGATGGAACCGGAATTGCCGTTGCTGTCCGTGCCGGCGAACCTGCTGGTGTCACCGTTCGTGGGATTGGCCACGATGGTGGGATTGATGGCACTGGCCTGCGCATGGTGCACGCCATGGCTGGCCGGCGTATTCGCGTGGATATCGTCATGGGGCACGCTGGTGATGGAACGGGTGGCGTTGTGGCTGGGCGGCAGCACGATGGCCGTCATCCCATGGAAAGACGGCGTTACGGGTGCCGTGCTGATTGTGACGGCGGAAATCGGTATCGGCATGCTACTGGTGTTCGTCAGCCGTTGCCTCCAGCATGTCCGTCGTTATGAGGCCGGAATGTCTGGCGTGCGCTTCGGTTCCGCTTGGCGCGTCCGCCTCAGTCTCTGGTGTGAGGAGACGAGACGCCTCTTTACGTGGCGGCAAGCCGAATAG
- the holA gene encoding DNA polymerase III subunit delta codes for MAKTAANAPVTVVPGGDSYLNDARTKALCAQALKARPDADLIELDATSADQYAFDEAVSPSLLSDVAVVKLVNLQNADDKLAEALVAYTKQAAKDPNGSSVVICQHEGGVKGRKIIDQLVKAGARKEDVPDLKKPDAQLNFVLGEFEKRGRRAEPMAAQQLVSVLGGKTGELAAMCEQLCFDFDDNPMGLDRVNQYLTANPQVTGFAVADKAVEGKTAEAIVMMRAAVEQGTDPIALIGALAMKLRTIAKASAVRAGTISQAEAKTNPWVLKNAMRQLGGWTSAGLAHCIRMLAWADEQSKTNGGDPVYALERCIEDISHKGR; via the coding sequence ATGGCGAAAACAGCAGCGAATGCACCGGTAACCGTGGTGCCCGGAGGCGACTCGTATTTGAACGACGCGCGCACCAAGGCACTGTGCGCGCAGGCGTTGAAGGCGCGGCCCGACGCCGACCTCATCGAACTCGACGCCACATCGGCCGACCAGTATGCCTTCGATGAAGCCGTCAGCCCATCGTTGCTTTCCGACGTTGCCGTGGTCAAACTCGTCAACCTGCAGAATGCCGACGACAAGCTCGCCGAAGCTCTGGTGGCGTACACCAAGCAGGCCGCCAAGGATCCGAACGGCTCCAGCGTGGTGATCTGCCAGCACGAGGGCGGCGTCAAAGGGCGCAAAATCATCGACCAACTGGTGAAAGCCGGCGCTCGCAAAGAGGACGTGCCGGATTTGAAGAAACCGGATGCACAGCTCAATTTCGTGCTCGGAGAATTCGAGAAACGTGGTCGTAGAGCCGAACCGATGGCCGCACAGCAGCTGGTATCCGTACTCGGCGGCAAAACCGGCGAACTCGCCGCCATGTGCGAGCAACTGTGTTTCGACTTTGACGATAATCCGATGGGCCTCGACCGTGTCAACCAGTATTTGACCGCCAATCCGCAGGTCACCGGTTTTGCCGTGGCAGACAAGGCCGTGGAAGGCAAAACCGCAGAAGCCATCGTCATGATGCGTGCAGCTGTGGAACAAGGGACCGATCCCATCGCGCTGATCGGCGCGTTGGCCATGAAGCTCCGTACCATTGCCAAAGCCTCGGCGGTACGGGCCGGCACGATTTCCCAGGCCGAAGCGAAAACCAATCCGTGGGTGCTGAAGAATGCGATGCGCCAACTTGGCGGCTGGACTTCGGCAGGACTCGCGCATTGCATCCGTATGCTCGCCTGGGCGGATGAGCAAAGCAAAACAAACGGTGGCGACCCGGTATATGCGCTGGAACGCTGCATTGAAGACATCAGTCATAAAGGTCGGTAA
- the tsaE gene encoding tRNA (adenosine(37)-N6)-threonylcarbamoyltransferase complex ATPase subunit type 1 TsaE, translated as MSEHTIAAPTSEAMQELGRRVAGMVHGGDVLLLSGPLGAGKTTFAQGFGAGLGITEPIVSPTFTIARELDGHFADGTPSHLVHVDAYRLGGSAYAPGQDAIGRLLDELESLGLDEELEDPGENTVVLMEWGEQMATALAPERLEIHIDRPLDSSDAASAGSDGELTSNGTRTVAFVPVGKRWAAFDLQ; from the coding sequence ATGAGCGAACACACTATTGCGGCTCCCACCAGCGAGGCCATGCAGGAGCTCGGCCGTCGTGTGGCCGGAATGGTACACGGCGGCGATGTATTGCTGCTCTCAGGCCCTCTTGGTGCCGGCAAAACCACATTCGCCCAGGGCTTCGGGGCGGGGCTGGGCATTACCGAACCCATCGTGTCTCCTACATTCACCATTGCCCGCGAACTCGACGGGCATTTCGCCGACGGCACTCCGTCTCATCTGGTGCATGTGGATGCCTACCGTCTGGGCGGCTCAGCCTATGCGCCGGGGCAGGACGCCATCGGGCGTTTGTTGGACGAGCTGGAATCGCTGGGATTGGACGAAGAACTTGAAGACCCCGGCGAGAACACGGTGGTGCTTATGGAGTGGGGCGAACAAATGGCCACCGCCTTGGCGCCAGAACGACTTGAAATCCATATCGATCGACCTCTCGATTCCTCCGATGCCGCATCCGCTGGATCAGACGGCGAACTCACCAGCAACGGCACTCGTACCGTCGCATTCGTCCCAGTCGGCAAGCGATGGGCCGCGTTCGATCTGCAGTAA
- the tsaB gene encoding tRNA (adenosine(37)-N6)-threonylcarbamoyltransferase complex dimerization subunit type 1 TsaB, translating into MGCTLVIDTSFGSTVGIVGREPIVETDSRTHVEKLQVNIARAVEEAGFPASDIATVIVGTGPAPFTGLRAGIVTAKALAFATGATLIGHNVLESQVQWNLIRRGKAGTLDDTHKCHVLTLAVNDARRKQLYFALYSDPLVGDPNGETVATALIDMDIDYPASIAQRVNDAVHTYRDGLMPEDSNVDVVVDVVGHGARKYADALGAIEQLGDITDESVLDQGEQGLAIFATDAELVANRNPDTPVEPLYLRRPDAEVPNPLKHVLGHAGADKA; encoded by the coding sequence ATGGGTTGCACGTTGGTGATTGACACCTCATTCGGCTCGACGGTCGGCATTGTGGGGCGCGAGCCCATTGTAGAGACCGATTCGCGCACCCATGTGGAGAAGCTGCAGGTCAATATCGCGCGTGCGGTCGAAGAAGCCGGGTTCCCAGCATCTGACATTGCAACAGTCATTGTGGGTACCGGTCCAGCCCCCTTTACTGGTCTGCGTGCCGGTATCGTTACGGCCAAGGCACTGGCTTTCGCAACGGGAGCGACGCTTATCGGCCATAATGTTCTTGAGTCTCAGGTGCAATGGAATCTCATTCGCCGTGGCAAAGCCGGCACTCTCGACGATACTCATAAATGCCATGTGCTCACTCTTGCCGTAAACGACGCACGCCGCAAGCAACTCTATTTTGCGTTGTACTCGGACCCGCTCGTTGGCGATCCCAATGGCGAAACCGTGGCGACGGCTCTGATTGACATGGACATCGATTACCCTGCATCCATCGCGCAGCGCGTGAATGATGCCGTTCATACGTACCGCGACGGACTTATGCCAGAAGACAGCAATGTGGATGTGGTCGTGGATGTTGTGGGTCATGGGGCCCGCAAATATGCGGATGCGCTGGGTGCAATCGAGCAGCTTGGCGACATCACCGATGAATCCGTATTGGACCAAGGGGAGCAAGGTCTCGCTATCTTTGCCACTGATGCGGAACTGGTTGCCAACCGTAATCCCGATACGCCGGTCGAACCGTTGTACCTGCGCCGTCCGGACGCCGAAGTGCCGAATCCGCTGAAGCACGTGCTCGGCCATGCCGGTGCCGATAAGGCGTGA
- the rimI gene encoding ribosomal protein S18-alanine N-acetyltransferase gives MIVDITAVSRDLAVCSIAQLEGELFGLGAWNANMVREELDAPARTYLLDVLGEVEQAVVRGYAGFWYDGEDAELMTIGVGKAYQRQGIAAALLQALVDEAKRQGASRMLLEVRVDNDPALALYQRFGFERMGLRKRYYQPEGIDAYTMSLDLKPRVVGFAAPQTASADTEDITSKQTEKNGEAR, from the coding sequence ATGATTGTTGACATCACTGCCGTAAGTCGTGATCTTGCGGTTTGCTCCATCGCACAGTTGGAAGGCGAACTGTTCGGCCTCGGCGCATGGAATGCGAACATGGTGCGAGAGGAACTGGACGCACCGGCCCGCACGTATCTGCTGGATGTGCTGGGAGAGGTGGAACAGGCGGTTGTCCGCGGCTACGCCGGCTTCTGGTATGACGGCGAGGACGCCGAGCTCATGACCATCGGCGTGGGCAAGGCATACCAGCGGCAAGGCATCGCCGCTGCGTTGCTTCAGGCACTGGTCGACGAGGCGAAGCGTCAGGGCGCCTCGCGCATGCTGCTCGAAGTGCGTGTGGATAACGACCCTGCGTTGGCCCTGTATCAGCGGTTCGGATTCGAACGCATGGGATTGCGCAAACGCTACTACCAGCCCGAAGGCATCGACGCATACACCATGAGCTTGGACCTGAAACCTAGGGTCGTGGGCTTTGCCGCCCCGCAGACGGCATCGGCGGACACTGAAGACATCACCAGCAAGCAAACGGAGAAGAACGGAGAAGCACGATGA
- the tsaD gene encoding tRNA (adenosine(37)-N6)-threonylcarbamoyltransferase complex transferase subunit TsaD, translating into MSEPVVLGIESTCDETAAAIVRGRELLSNVVASSMEEHARYGGVIPEIASRAHAEAFVPCVSKALADANMTLADVDAIAVSAGPGLAGCLAVGVSGAKALAWAANKPIYGINHVIGHIAVTQLQFGPFPKDTLALIVSGGHTSLLHVEDMPRKIDVVGTTLDDAAGECFDKVARLLGFPYPGGPRIDRHGQNGDPHAIKVPMGLTQGKAGAAHPYDFSFSGVKTAVARWVGSEQAAGHEIPVDDVCASLADSVATVLARKSMRGCRQYDSNTLIVGGGFSANSQLRAKLLEFGESYGVDVRIPQIKLCTDNGAMVAMLGVNLVEAGVAPSAPDFPIDSAMPLTKVSM; encoded by the coding sequence ATGAGCGAACCGGTTGTACTGGGCATTGAATCCACCTGCGACGAAACCGCAGCCGCCATCGTACGCGGCCGCGAACTGCTCTCCAACGTCGTGGCCTCATCCATGGAGGAACACGCGCGATACGGCGGCGTGATCCCCGAAATCGCCTCCCGTGCGCACGCTGAGGCCTTCGTGCCATGCGTGTCCAAGGCGCTCGCCGACGCGAACATGACGTTGGCGGATGTGGACGCCATCGCCGTGTCCGCCGGTCCCGGACTGGCCGGTTGCCTGGCCGTGGGCGTGTCCGGCGCCAAGGCGCTGGCCTGGGCTGCGAACAAGCCGATTTACGGCATCAACCATGTGATCGGGCACATCGCCGTCACTCAGCTGCAGTTCGGCCCGTTCCCCAAGGACACGCTGGCTCTGATTGTCTCCGGCGGCCACACCTCGCTGCTGCATGTGGAGGACATGCCGCGCAAGATCGATGTGGTGGGCACCACGCTGGATGACGCGGCGGGGGAGTGCTTCGACAAAGTCGCCCGTCTGCTCGGCTTCCCGTATCCGGGCGGCCCGCGCATCGACCGCCACGGACAAAACGGCGACCCGCACGCCATCAAGGTGCCGATGGGTCTGACCCAAGGCAAGGCCGGTGCCGCGCACCCGTATGATTTCAGTTTCTCCGGTGTCAAGACCGCCGTGGCCCGTTGGGTGGGAAGCGAGCAGGCCGCCGGCCATGAGATTCCGGTGGACGACGTGTGCGCATCCCTGGCCGACTCCGTGGCCACCGTGCTAGCCCGTAAGTCCATGCGCGGCTGCCGGCAGTACGATTCCAACACGCTGATCGTGGGCGGCGGCTTCTCCGCCAACTCGCAGCTGCGCGCCAAACTGCTCGAATTCGGCGAGAGCTACGGCGTCGACGTCCGTATCCCGCAAATCAAGCTCTGCACCGACAACGGTGCCATGGTCGCCATGCTCGGCGTGAACCTGGTCGAAGCCGGCGTGGCCCCCAGCGCCCCCGACTTCCCGATCGACTCCGCCATGCCCCTGACCAAGGTCTCGATGTAA